The following coding sequences are from one Hymenobacter sp. DG25A window:
- a CDS encoding formylglycine-generating enzyme family protein, whose product MKHFLFLVLLLTVSAGALAHPGAPKEKPMHTVPKGVYEPFYRTATTRPVPVAAFRLEEYAVTNAEFIAFVKKNPAWRRSRVNHLFADKNYLLHWASDTTLGPANARLLQAPVVSVSWFAAQAYCRWKGKRLPTVAEWEYAGNGKPRNIRFASLTEYILDWYKRPNPAVLPPVKSTYVNQYGLYDMHGLIWEWTFDFNSFVGSTDSRGNTTDEVQAFCAAGALNVKDKTDYAGYMRFGYRGSLKGNFCIQNLGFRCAKSI is encoded by the coding sequence ATGAAGCATTTTCTTTTTCTGGTTCTACTGCTCACTGTTTCGGCCGGGGCTCTGGCGCATCCTGGTGCGCCTAAGGAAAAGCCCATGCATACCGTGCCGAAGGGCGTATATGAGCCTTTTTACCGCACGGCTACAACCCGTCCCGTGCCGGTAGCCGCTTTTCGGCTGGAGGAGTATGCCGTGACCAATGCAGAGTTTATTGCGTTTGTGAAGAAGAATCCGGCCTGGCGCCGGTCCCGGGTAAACCATCTTTTCGCTGACAAAAATTACCTGCTTCATTGGGCCTCTGATACCACCCTGGGCCCGGCCAATGCGCGGCTGCTGCAGGCGCCAGTGGTCAGCGTTTCGTGGTTTGCCGCGCAGGCTTACTGCCGGTGGAAAGGCAAACGCCTGCCCACCGTGGCGGAGTGGGAATACGCCGGCAACGGCAAGCCCCGCAACATCCGCTTTGCCTCCCTCACCGAGTATATTCTGGACTGGTACAAACGGCCCAACCCGGCAGTGCTGCCTCCCGTGAAGTCTACCTATGTCAACCAGTATGGCCTGTATGATATGCACGGCCTGATCTGGGAATGGACCTTCGACTTCAACAGCTTTGTGGGCTCCACCGACTCCCGAGGTAATACCACCGACGAAGTGCAGGCATTCTGTGCTGCCGGCGCCCTCAATGTGAAAGACAAAACCGATTACGCCGGCTATATGCGCTTTGGCTACCGGGGCAGCTTAAAAGGCAACTTCTGCATCCAGAACCTGGGCTTCCGCTGCGCCAAAAGCATTTAA
- a CDS encoding imelysin family protein, which produces MFQGKTLVTASALCLALLAGCDSKEETTPASEYDRAAMLTNYSNNLIVPGYSALSTEATQLKAAVDAFVAAPTEATLASARAELQQAYTAWQTVSGYEFGPAEQQMLRTSLNIYPTTTSTVESNISSGTYDLEASANLSAKGFPAVDYLLYSDASATAVLARFVAQPNRGRYLQDLASNIQTKATAASTGWQGYASTFQKSEGTAVGSAVGNLVNQLNSDIDMTKRAKVGIPSGRFTAGTAQPTKVEAYYSGLSLPLLKTTLQAEKALFLGQNAAGTNGLGLDDYLDHVGAKYNNEALSTAISRKFDEAIAATDAVQGPLSQAVTTQPQAVGAVYQKLQELIVLTKTDMPAALGVSITYTDNDGD; this is translated from the coding sequence ATGTTCCAAGGAAAAACGCTGGTAACCGCTTCGGCCCTCTGCCTGGCCCTGCTGGCTGGCTGCGATTCTAAAGAGGAAACCACCCCGGCTTCTGAGTACGACCGCGCGGCCATGCTCACCAACTATAGCAACAACCTCATTGTGCCGGGCTATTCCGCCCTCAGCACGGAGGCCACCCAGCTGAAGGCCGCGGTGGATGCGTTTGTGGCCGCCCCCACGGAAGCAACCCTGGCCAGCGCCCGCGCCGAGCTGCAGCAGGCCTACACCGCTTGGCAAACCGTGAGCGGCTACGAGTTTGGGCCGGCAGAGCAGCAAATGCTGCGCACCAGCCTGAACATTTACCCCACCACTACCAGCACCGTAGAGAGCAATATCTCCTCGGGCACTTATGATCTGGAAGCCTCCGCCAATCTCTCGGCCAAAGGCTTCCCGGCGGTGGATTACCTGTTGTATTCTGATGCCAGCGCCACGGCCGTGCTGGCCCGCTTCGTAGCGCAGCCCAACCGGGGCCGCTATCTGCAGGATCTGGCCTCCAACATTCAAACCAAAGCCACGGCAGCCAGTACCGGCTGGCAGGGCTATGCCTCCACTTTTCAGAAGTCGGAAGGCACGGCGGTAGGTTCGGCAGTGGGCAACCTGGTTAATCAGCTGAATTCGGATATTGATATGACCAAGCGCGCCAAGGTGGGTATTCCCTCGGGCCGCTTTACAGCCGGCACCGCGCAGCCAACCAAAGTAGAAGCGTATTACAGCGGCCTTTCCCTGCCACTGCTGAAGACCACGCTGCAGGCCGAAAAAGCCCTCTTCCTGGGTCAGAATGCTGCTGGCACTAACGGATTGGGCCTGGATGACTACCTGGACCACGTAGGTGCCAAATACAACAACGAGGCACTTTCCACGGCTATTTCCAGGAAGTTTGACGAGGCCATTGCCGCCACGGATGCCGTGCAGGGTCCCCTCTCGCAGGCCGTCACTACCCAGCCCCAGGCCGTGGGTGCGGTGTACCAGAAGCTGCAGGAGCTGATTGTACTTACCAAAACCGACATGCCGGCGGCCCTGGGGGTTTCCATCACCTACACCGATAACGACGGCGACTAA
- a CDS encoding TonB-dependent receptor domain-containing protein: MYRIFLLLFLGLSLASASFAQTFSITGRVTNAETGQPVAQAEVLLTGTSRIVSTDVQGNFQFDELPAGSYVLTAFAARLTSLTLPVNIATDNATLNFALAPLRVTTAEVKVEGERDKSFGIRRLGSVEGAAIYEAKKTEVVELAGVTANLATNNSRQVFAKVAGLNIWESDGGGLQLGIGGRGLSPNRTANFNTRQNGYDISADALGYPESYYTPPTEALDRIEVVRGAASLQYGTQFGGMLNFVMKHGTEDKPLEVTSRQTVGSFGFFNTFNSLGGTSGKLNYYGFYQYKRGNGWRPNSDFDVHTAYGALRYDASACLKLGLEYTFMNYLAQQPGGLTDADFAADARQSKRERNWFRVNWNLLALTADYQLGEHTKLNVRNFGLFAERDALGYLEKINRPDPLQERLLLIDQFRNFGNETRLIHRYAFLKSFSTALVGLRYYHGFTDQKQGNGSAAADADFRYYPNNGDPSLSAFQYPSRNLSLFAENVFNLTEKLSVTPGIRYEWIRTRAQGRYDVVNRDLAGNILYQERIPENRTNTRGLALLGLGISFKPSEKLEVYGNFSQNYRAINFNDMRVVNSNIRIDPQLQDEKGYSADLGVRGGTAGLFSYDVSLFNLVYDNRIGLQPAKDTVLFTNYLLRTNIGRSRNRGLETFVEADVLRLLYGAEHRTGLSVFSNVTLVDARYQIDNELFRNKKVELAPSLIAKAGAALKRDQLRLAYQYAYTSQQFSDATNSILEPTAVFGRIPAYWVMDLSGSYSYKFLTLETGINNLTDRRYFTRRATAYPGPGIIPADGRSFYLTLQVRLPQ; encoded by the coding sequence ATGTACCGCATTTTTCTTTTGTTGTTTCTGGGGCTGAGTCTGGCTTCGGCCTCGTTCGCCCAGACCTTCTCTATTACCGGGCGCGTTACAAATGCAGAAACCGGCCAGCCCGTGGCCCAGGCCGAAGTGCTCCTGACCGGCACCTCCCGCATTGTTTCCACCGATGTGCAGGGCAACTTCCAATTTGACGAGCTACCGGCCGGCAGCTACGTGCTGACGGCCTTCGCCGCCAGGCTCACCAGCCTGACCCTGCCCGTGAATATTGCCACGGATAACGCCACGCTGAACTTTGCGCTGGCGCCCCTGCGGGTAACTACCGCCGAGGTGAAAGTGGAAGGCGAGCGGGACAAGAGCTTTGGCATCCGACGGCTGGGCTCCGTGGAAGGCGCGGCCATTTACGAAGCCAAGAAAACCGAAGTGGTGGAGCTGGCGGGCGTTACGGCCAACCTGGCCACCAACAACAGCCGGCAGGTGTTTGCCAAAGTGGCGGGCCTCAATATTTGGGAAAGCGACGGAGGCGGGCTGCAGCTGGGCATTGGCGGCCGTGGCCTCAGCCCCAACCGCACCGCCAACTTCAACACCCGCCAGAATGGCTACGATATTTCGGCCGATGCCCTGGGCTATCCGGAAAGCTACTACACGCCGCCCACGGAGGCGCTGGACCGCATTGAGGTAGTGCGCGGGGCGGCTTCCCTGCAGTATGGCACCCAGTTTGGCGGTATGCTCAACTTCGTGATGAAGCACGGTACCGAGGACAAGCCCCTGGAGGTTACCTCCCGCCAGACGGTGGGCTCTTTTGGGTTCTTTAACACCTTCAACAGCCTGGGCGGCACCAGCGGCAAGCTGAACTACTACGGCTTCTACCAGTACAAGCGCGGCAACGGCTGGCGCCCCAACTCCGATTTTGACGTGCACACGGCCTACGGCGCCCTACGCTACGATGCCTCTGCCTGCCTGAAGCTGGGGCTGGAATACACCTTTATGAACTACCTGGCCCAGCAGCCCGGCGGCCTCACCGATGCCGATTTTGCCGCCGATGCGCGGCAGTCCAAGCGGGAGCGGAACTGGTTTCGGGTGAACTGGAATCTGCTGGCTCTCACGGCCGACTACCAGCTGGGCGAGCATACAAAGCTGAACGTGCGCAATTTCGGGCTGTTTGCCGAGCGGGATGCCTTGGGCTACCTGGAGAAAATCAACCGCCCCGACCCGTTGCAGGAGCGGCTGCTGCTGATTGACCAGTTCCGCAACTTCGGCAACGAAACGCGGCTGATTCACCGCTATGCCTTCCTCAAATCCTTCTCCACGGCTCTGGTGGGCCTGCGCTACTACCACGGCTTTACGGACCAAAAGCAGGGCAATGGCTCCGCGGCCGCTGATGCCGACTTCCGCTACTACCCCAACAACGGCGACCCTAGTCTTTCCGCCTTTCAGTACCCCAGCCGCAACCTGTCGCTGTTCGCCGAAAACGTATTTAACCTCACCGAGAAGCTGAGCGTAACGCCCGGCATTCGGTATGAGTGGATCCGGACGCGCGCGCAGGGCCGCTATGATGTGGTAAACCGCGACCTGGCCGGCAATATCCTGTACCAGGAGCGCATTCCGGAAAACCGCACCAACACGCGCGGACTGGCTCTTCTGGGCCTGGGCATCAGCTTTAAGCCCAGTGAGAAGCTGGAGGTATACGGCAACTTCTCGCAGAATTACCGCGCCATCAATTTCAACGATATGCGCGTGGTGAACTCCAACATTCGTATTGATCCGCAGCTGCAGGACGAGAAAGGCTACAGCGCCGACCTGGGCGTGCGCGGCGGCACGGCCGGCCTGTTCAGCTACGATGTGAGCCTGTTTAATCTGGTGTATGATAACCGTATTGGTCTGCAGCCCGCTAAAGACACCGTGCTGTTTACCAACTACCTGCTGCGCACCAACATTGGCCGCTCCCGCAACCGCGGCCTGGAGACGTTTGTAGAGGCCGATGTGCTGCGCCTGCTTTACGGCGCCGAGCACCGCACGGGCTTGTCTGTCTTCTCCAACGTGACGCTGGTAGATGCCCGTTACCAGATTGACAACGAGCTGTTCCGGAACAAGAAAGTGGAGCTGGCCCCCAGTCTGATTGCCAAAGCCGGCGCTGCACTCAAGCGGGACCAACTGCGCCTCGCCTACCAGTATGCCTACACCTCCCAGCAGTTCAGCGACGCGACCAACAGCATCCTGGAGCCCACGGCCGTGTTTGGCCGCATTCCGGCCTATTGGGTGATGGACCTTTCCGGCAGCTACAGCTACAAGTTTCTAACGCTGGAAACCGGCATCAACAACCTCACCGACCGACGCTATTTCACGCGCCGCGCTACGGCCTACCCCGGCCCCGGCATTATCCCCGCCGATGGCCGCAGCTTCTATCTAACACTGCAGGTGCGCCTGCCGCAGTAG
- a CDS encoding SCO family protein: MKQTIRLALALLLLASCSPNKEEATVQLATTPTAQPAAALPQESVYQLPDTFQTQDKKPLVLTALAGKPTVLAMVFTNCGYACPRLTDDMKAIEAKLPADAGRINYVLVSFDVARDTAEQLKKYATDKELGKNWVLLHGPEEAVRTLSVLLNVQYEKNADGNFSHANKILVLDKNGVPRFHQEGLGVNPDETIRQIKTLLN, translated from the coding sequence ATGAAACAAACCATCCGGCTGGCGTTGGCACTTCTGCTTCTTGCCAGCTGCAGCCCTAATAAGGAAGAGGCCACCGTGCAGTTGGCCACCACTCCGACGGCCCAGCCAGCGGCAGCGCTGCCTCAGGAAAGCGTGTACCAGCTGCCTGACACTTTCCAGACCCAGGATAAAAAGCCGTTGGTGCTGACGGCACTGGCCGGTAAGCCCACCGTGCTGGCCATGGTTTTTACCAATTGTGGCTACGCCTGCCCCCGCCTCACCGATGATATGAAAGCCATAGAAGCAAAGCTACCGGCAGATGCCGGCCGCATCAACTATGTGCTGGTGAGCTTTGATGTGGCCCGCGACACGGCCGAGCAGCTGAAAAAGTATGCTACCGATAAAGAGCTGGGCAAAAACTGGGTGCTGCTCCACGGGCCGGAAGAGGCGGTACGCACTTTATCGGTGCTGCTGAATGTGCAGTATGAGAAAAATGCCGACGGCAATTTCTCGCACGCCAACAAAATACTCGTGCTGGATAAAAACGGCGTGCCGCGCTTCCATCAGGAAGGCTTGGGCGTAAATCCGGACGAAACCATCCGGCAGATCAAAACCCTGCTGAACTGA
- the nirK gene encoding copper-containing nitrite reductase has product MPFNIELPKARISLLATALSASTLLFSCQESGKASDTDKNVVHLNAPLTGTVTAELTDAPLVPKPLTYNTPKKVIVELEVIEKVMKISDETEYTFWTFGGHVPGKFIRVRVGDLVDFTLKNAPNSKVVHNIDLHAVNGPGGGAEATSTAPGQSSNFQFRVLQPGLYVYHCATGPVGMHIANGMYGMILVEPAEGLPKVDREFYLMQGDFYTKGKFEEKGLQGFDEEKAIKEQADYVLFNGRVRSTTGKNALQANVGETVRLFVGNGGPNLVSSFHAIGEIFDNVYMEGGAAVNHNVQTTLIPAGGSSIVEMSLQVPGVLNLVDHSIYRAFNKGAIAQIKVSGKENPAVFKSNK; this is encoded by the coding sequence ATGCCCTTCAACATAGAACTTCCCAAAGCCCGCATCAGCCTCCTGGCTACGGCTCTTTCCGCTTCCACACTTCTGTTTTCCTGTCAGGAAAGCGGCAAGGCCAGTGATACCGACAAGAATGTAGTGCATCTGAACGCCCCGCTTACCGGCACCGTAACGGCTGAACTCACCGATGCCCCGCTGGTGCCCAAGCCCCTCACCTACAACACCCCCAAAAAGGTAATAGTAGAGCTGGAGGTGATTGAGAAAGTAATGAAGATTTCCGACGAAACGGAATACACTTTCTGGACCTTCGGGGGCCACGTACCCGGCAAATTCATTCGGGTGCGGGTAGGCGACCTGGTCGATTTCACCCTGAAAAATGCCCCTAACAGTAAAGTAGTCCACAACATTGACCTGCATGCAGTAAACGGGCCCGGCGGCGGGGCCGAAGCCACGAGTACGGCTCCGGGGCAAAGCTCCAACTTTCAGTTTCGGGTGCTGCAGCCCGGCCTCTATGTGTACCACTGCGCTACCGGCCCCGTGGGCATGCACATTGCCAACGGTATGTACGGTATGATTCTGGTGGAGCCCGCCGAGGGCCTGCCTAAAGTAGACCGGGAGTTTTACCTGATGCAGGGCGACTTCTACACCAAAGGCAAGTTTGAGGAAAAAGGCCTGCAAGGCTTTGATGAAGAAAAAGCCATAAAGGAGCAAGCCGACTATGTGCTGTTTAATGGCCGCGTACGCTCTACCACCGGTAAAAATGCCCTGCAGGCCAACGTGGGCGAAACCGTGCGGCTGTTTGTGGGGAATGGCGGGCCCAACCTGGTTTCCTCCTTCCACGCCATTGGCGAGATATTCGACAACGTGTACATGGAAGGCGGCGCGGCCGTGAACCATAACGTGCAAACCACGCTGATTCCGGCCGGTGGCTCCAGCATCGTAGAAATGTCGTTGCAGGTGCCGGGGGTGCTGAACCTGGTAGACCACTCTATCTACCGGGCGTTCAACAAAGGCGCCATTGCCCAGATTAAAGTAAGCGGCAAAGAAAACCCGGCGGTTTTCAAGTCGAATAAGTAA
- a CDS encoding c-type cytochrome: MVFLTNTSSVRSLVLAAAILTGAATFSACGGNEKPAEEATTSEGNIYESEAGKEAMAKADAEKAGGEIFTAEQIKLSPTVDKAMAAKGKGLAELKCQSCHSMGENRVVGPGWANITERRKPEWIMNMVVHTDKMLETDPEAQKMLEQCLVRMPNQGLSETEGREVLEYMRTLVAKK; encoded by the coding sequence ATGGTATTTTTAACAAACACCTCCTCGGTTCGCTCGCTGGTGCTGGCGGCCGCTATCCTCACGGGGGCCGCTACCTTCAGCGCCTGTGGTGGCAATGAAAAGCCCGCTGAGGAAGCCACCACCAGCGAGGGCAACATTTATGAGTCGGAGGCCGGCAAAGAGGCTATGGCCAAGGCCGATGCCGAAAAGGCGGGCGGCGAGATTTTCACCGCAGAGCAAATAAAGCTGAGCCCCACCGTGGATAAGGCCATGGCCGCCAAAGGCAAGGGCCTGGCTGAGCTGAAATGTCAGTCGTGCCACAGCATGGGCGAGAACCGCGTGGTAGGACCCGGCTGGGCCAATATTACGGAGCGCCGCAAGCCGGAGTGGATTATGAACATGGTAGTACACACCGATAAAATGCTGGAAACCGACCCCGAGGCCCAGAAAATGTTGGAGCAGTGCCTGGTGCGCATGCCGAACCAGGGCCTCTCGGAAACGGAAGGCCGCGAGGTGCTGGAGTACATGCGCACGCTGGTAGCCAAGAAATAA
- a CDS encoding cupin domain-containing protein: MTTVSEVLTLLKKEGYTVDFNLTDSCLLCHGNSLQLHPDEFLVDKHYRFEGLSDPGDEAVVYAISSAKHQVKGTLVNGYGMYSETMTDDLVKALREKAPAVSPVTAEKSNEATPQRPAGSRVLNAPLVTLDLTKAREQIKQEPAWQTSDRNALTLFKSDGMRLVLMALHEGATLKTHTAPGIISVQVLEGLLDFRTAAQAVELGPGELLTLQAGIPHRVEALEESVFLLTLGR, encoded by the coding sequence ATGACCACAGTTTCTGAAGTATTAACTCTGCTTAAAAAGGAAGGCTATACCGTTGATTTTAACCTGACCGACAGCTGCCTGCTGTGCCACGGCAACTCCCTGCAGCTGCACCCGGATGAGTTTCTGGTAGATAAGCACTACCGCTTTGAAGGGCTTTCCGACCCGGGCGATGAAGCCGTGGTGTATGCCATTTCCTCCGCCAAGCACCAGGTAAAAGGCACTTTAGTAAATGGCTACGGCATGTACAGCGAAACCATGACCGATGACTTGGTAAAAGCCCTGCGGGAGAAAGCCCCGGCTGTTAGCCCCGTAACTGCCGAAAAATCTAACGAGGCCACGCCCCAGCGCCCGGCCGGCAGCCGCGTACTCAATGCGCCCCTGGTTACCCTGGACCTGACCAAGGCCCGGGAGCAGATAAAGCAGGAGCCCGCCTGGCAAACCAGTGACCGGAATGCCCTCACGCTCTTTAAATCCGATGGAATGCGCTTGGTTCTGATGGCGCTGCATGAGGGCGCTACGCTAAAAACCCATACTGCCCCCGGCATTATCAGCGTGCAGGTACTGGAAGGCCTCCTGGATTTCCGCACGGCCGCGCAGGCAGTAGAGTTGGGGCCCGGGGAGCTTCTGACGCTACAGGCGGGTATCCCGCATCGGGTGGAGGCGCTGGAGGAGTCTGTCTTCCTGCTGACTCTGGGTAGATAA
- a CDS encoding group III truncated hemoglobin, with protein sequence MMENTTLSDINTQEDIRRLIDAFYTLVRQDALLGPVFAVRIPDGHWPTHLDTMTRFWTAALLAQPAGYRGNPGAKHLYLPIEKEHFQRWLQLFGHTVDEMFVGDNANEIKLRALKMGELFQAKMAMARQGGLSIL encoded by the coding sequence ATGATGGAAAACACCACCTTATCCGACATCAACACCCAGGAAGATATCCGCCGGTTGATAGATGCCTTTTACACCTTAGTCCGTCAGGATGCGCTGCTCGGCCCCGTTTTCGCCGTCCGCATTCCCGATGGCCACTGGCCCACCCACCTCGATACCATGACGCGCTTCTGGACGGCCGCACTCCTGGCGCAGCCGGCCGGCTACCGCGGCAACCCTGGCGCCAAGCACCTGTACCTGCCCATCGAGAAAGAGCACTTCCAGCGTTGGCTTCAGCTTTTCGGGCACACTGTTGATGAAATGTTTGTCGGGGATAATGCCAACGAAATCAAGCTGCGCGCCCTGAAAATGGGCGAATTATTTCAGGCCAAGATGGCCATGGCCCGCCAGGGTGGCCTTTCCATTCTATAA
- a CDS encoding HTTM domain-containing protein produces the protein MLRKLTATLSQPVSAAPLAVFRLIFGGMLLASIVRFVLKGWVTDLYVKPQFYFPYYGFEWVRPLGSVGMHLLFGLMALSALGLMLGLFYRWSAVLFFLSFTYVELIDKSNYLNHYYFVSVVAFLLIWVPAGRHFSLDAWRRPGQWVSHVPRWTILIFQAQLGLVYFYAGLAKLNSDWLLEAMPLRYWLPAHTGVPIIGPLFDYLWVAYVFSWFGALYDLTIPFFLMQRRTRLLAYATVVVFHVLTAVLFQIGMFPYIMMVSTLIFFSAEFHERVLHLLRRLIRLPDLPQAFTPRAVTGLHPALLALLGLHFLIQVLVPWRFALYPGKLFWTEQGYRFSWRVMLMEKTGTAFFYVRDPRTGHETEIHNRRFLTVNQEKMVATQPDMLLQYAQILRREYQRKGIPNPQVRAEVYASLNGQSSRLLIDPSVDLAALQDGFAPKAWILPFDQPTAPTPIVGQN, from the coding sequence ATGCTGCGTAAGCTTACTGCTACCTTAAGCCAACCTGTATCGGCGGCGCCCCTGGCGGTGTTCCGGCTGATCTTTGGGGGAATGCTGCTGGCTAGCATTGTGCGGTTTGTGCTGAAAGGCTGGGTAACGGATCTGTACGTTAAGCCGCAGTTTTACTTTCCTTACTACGGCTTTGAATGGGTGCGCCCGCTGGGCAGCGTGGGCATGCATCTGCTGTTTGGGCTGATGGCCCTCTCGGCTTTGGGGCTGATGCTGGGGTTGTTTTACCGCTGGTCGGCGGTGCTGTTCTTTCTCAGCTTCACGTATGTGGAGCTCATTGACAAGAGCAACTACCTCAACCACTACTACTTTGTATCGGTAGTGGCGTTTTTGCTGATCTGGGTGCCGGCCGGGCGGCATTTCTCGCTCGATGCCTGGCGCCGGCCTGGCCAGTGGGTCAGCCACGTGCCGCGCTGGACCATCCTCATTTTTCAGGCGCAGCTGGGGCTGGTGTACTTCTACGCCGGCCTGGCCAAGCTCAACTCCGACTGGCTGCTGGAGGCCATGCCTCTGCGCTACTGGCTGCCCGCGCACACGGGCGTGCCCATCATCGGGCCCCTGTTCGATTACCTGTGGGTGGCGTACGTGTTCAGCTGGTTTGGCGCCCTCTACGACCTCACCATTCCTTTCTTTCTGATGCAGCGCCGCACCCGGCTGCTGGCCTACGCCACCGTGGTGGTGTTTCATGTGCTCACGGCGGTGCTGTTCCAGATTGGCATGTTCCCCTACATTATGATGGTGAGCACGCTGATTTTCTTTTCGGCTGAATTCCACGAGCGGGTGCTGCATCTGCTGCGCCGGCTTATCCGGCTGCCGGACCTCCCGCAGGCGTTTACACCCCGTGCTGTCACCGGCCTTCACCCGGCGCTGCTGGCCCTGCTGGGGCTGCACTTTCTGATACAGGTGCTGGTGCCGTGGCGCTTTGCGCTTTACCCCGGCAAGCTATTCTGGACGGAGCAGGGCTACCGCTTTTCCTGGCGCGTGATGCTGATGGAGAAAACCGGCACAGCTTTCTTTTATGTGCGCGACCCGCGCACCGGCCACGAAACCGAAATTCATAACCGCCGCTTTCTCACCGTGAATCAGGAGAAAATGGTGGCCACGCAGCCCGATATGCTCCTGCAATACGCGCAGATACTCCGCCGTGAGTACCAGCGCAAGGGCATCCCAAATCCGCAGGTGCGCGCCGAGGTGTACGCCAGCCTGAACGGTCAAAGCTCGCGCCTGCTCATCGACCCTTCCGTTGATCTGGCCGCCCTGCAGGATGGGTTTGCGCCCAAAGCCTGGATTCTTCCCTTCGATCAGCCTACGGCCCCTACGCCTATCGTTGGGCAGAACTAA
- a CDS encoding DUF4856 domain-containing protein produces the protein MRKPAVLILASLAAAFSFSSCDNDSKKEDPTPQYDIPTTYNFQNASYSGQQTRIAMLDEIGAYIKTGNTGAILDAQQLKDMYANVNNRFSTTALNTSGKQLKDKTLSTVRAEYEGYFDGVATASLMGTMPAMNGHAGILTSTDGTKKYLVDANGIELGQLISKGLMGAVFFNQAVEGYLTEEKIGNAVDNTTVTAGEGTAMEHHWDEAFGYFGAPIDFPTNVTGLKYWSNYSNQVNPALGSNKTMMDAFLKGRAAISNKDMKGKSEAAAALRTEWERVVAASAIHELNAAKGVVADQALKSHYLSEARGFVKSLQYKSDRRISDATHGQVLAKIGTNLYNTTGADIAAAIDLLSTAYGFDPIKGQI, from the coding sequence ATGCGTAAGCCTGCTGTCCTAATCCTCGCTTCACTCGCCGCTGCCTTCTCTTTTAGCTCCTGCGACAACGATTCCAAGAAGGAAGACCCCACGCCCCAATACGACATTCCGACGACCTACAATTTTCAGAATGCCAGCTACTCCGGCCAGCAGACGCGCATAGCCATGCTGGATGAGATAGGTGCTTACATTAAAACCGGCAACACCGGCGCTATTCTGGATGCCCAGCAGCTGAAGGACATGTACGCCAACGTAAACAACCGGTTTTCTACCACCGCGCTGAACACCTCGGGCAAGCAGCTGAAAGACAAAACCCTGTCTACGGTGCGGGCCGAGTACGAAGGCTACTTTGATGGCGTAGCCACAGCCAGCCTGATGGGCACAATGCCCGCCATGAACGGCCACGCCGGTATCCTGACCTCTACCGATGGCACCAAAAAATACCTGGTAGATGCCAATGGCATAGAGCTGGGTCAGCTGATTTCGAAGGGCCTGATGGGCGCTGTGTTCTTCAACCAGGCCGTGGAGGGCTACCTCACCGAGGAAAAAATTGGCAATGCCGTAGACAACACCACGGTAACGGCCGGCGAAGGCACTGCTATGGAGCACCACTGGGATGAAGCCTTCGGCTATTTTGGAGCACCCATTGACTTCCCAACCAACGTAACCGGCCTGAAATACTGGTCTAACTACAGCAACCAGGTAAACCCCGCGCTGGGCTCCAACAAAACCATGATGGATGCCTTCCTGAAAGGCCGTGCCGCCATCAGCAACAAGGACATGAAGGGCAAGAGCGAGGCCGCCGCAGCGCTGCGCACGGAATGGGAACGGGTAGTCGCCGCCTCGGCCATTCATGAGCTGAACGCCGCCAAAGGCGTAGTAGCGGACCAGGCTCTGAAAAGCCACTACCTCTCCGAGGCCCGGGGCTTTGTGAAGAGCCTGCAGTACAAGTCGGACCGCCGCATCAGCGACGCCACCCACGGCCAGGTGCTGGCCAAAATCGGCACAAACCTCTACAACACCACCGGCGCCGATATCGCAGCTGCTATTGATCTGTTGAGCACGGCCTATGGCTTTGACCCTATTAAAGGGCAGATCTAG